Proteins from a genomic interval of Cucumis melo cultivar AY chromosome 7, USDA_Cmelo_AY_1.0, whole genome shotgun sequence:
- the LOC103501811 gene encoding dol-P-Man:Man(6)GlcNAc(2)-PP-Dol alpha-1,2-mannosyltransferase isoform X2 — MVLPTLCSGATQVHECHVQHHSRLRRGFQLLGASPFPSLQIWLPNLGIQVRVFFAVRLFLGFLSVVTETVLVVALSRKFGKRLATYTLAMLCLTSGCFFASTSFLPSSFSMYAVSLSSGLFLLEKPAPAVAVAAAGVILGWPFSILVFLPVTLYSLRRKFKEAFLAGALTSIALLAFSLLVDYYYYKRWTSSVLNLLIYNVLGGGESHLYGTEGPLFYLRNGFNNFNVCFVLALLFVGILPISRKKYVPDLLVVISPIYIWLAFMSLQPHKEERFLYPIYPLICVAASAVIECFPDFFRDRYNPYDNSVLVVIAKVLRPLVLGLILCASHARTFSLINGYSAPLEVYKVLAHHDEIVTDSTICVGSEWHRFPSSFFIPDYIKEVRWIDDGFRGLLPFPFNSTLGGTAAAPPYFNNKNKASDEQYLQDLDACTYLVELQLERPYASRGSDTSKWEAVAAWPYLDREISPPFYRSFFIPYFWQNKNVFGMYKLLTRITK, encoded by the exons ATGGTTCTTCCCACTCTTTGCTCTGGGGCTACTCAGGTACATGAGTGCCACGTCCAACATCATTCACGATTGCGACGAGGTTTTCAATTATTGGGAGCCTCTCCATTTCCTTCTCTACAAATCTGGCTTCCAAACTTGGGAATACAG GTGAGAGTATTCTTTGCTGTGAGACTTTTCCTTGGTTTTCTATCTGTTGTTACGGAAACAGTTCTTGTTGTAGCGCTCTCTAGGAAGTTTGGGAAGCGCCTTGCCACTTATACTCTTGCGATGTTGTGCTTGACTAGCGGTTGTTTCTTTGCTAGCACCA GTTTCTTGCCTAGCTCATTCTCCATGTATGCAGTATCTTTGTCATCTGGGTTATTTCTACTTGAGAAACCTGCTCCAGCGGTTGCTGTTGCTGCCGCTGGTGTAATTCTTGGCTGGCCATTTTCAATCTTGGTTTTCCTTCCAGTCACACTTTACTCTTTACGCAGAAAATTTAAAGAGGCATTTCTTGCAGGGGCACTAACATCGATAGCTCTCCTC GCCTTCTCGCTGCTTGTTGACTACTATTATTATAAAAGGTGGACATCATCTGTGTTAAATTTGCTGATATATAACGTCTTGGGAGGTGGTGAAAGCCACTTGTATGGAACCGAAGGACCATTGTTCTATCTCAGAAATGGGTTTAACAACTTCAACGTTTGTTTCGTTCTTGCCTTACTTTTTGTGGGAATTTTACCAATTTCAAGGAAAAAGTATGTGCCAGACTTGCTCGTGGTGATCTCACCTATTTATATTTGGCTGGCATTCATGTCGTTGCAGCCTCACAAGGAGGAAAG ATTCCTTTATCCAATATATCCTCTTATTTGTGTTGCTGCTTCAGCCGTCATTGAGTGTTTTCCAGATTTTTTTAGAGACAGATACAATCCATATGATAATTCTGTACTTGTTGTG ATAGCCAAAGTTCTTAGACCCCTTGTTCTTGGCCTTATTCTTTGCGCATCTCATGCTCGTACATTTTCATTGATTAATGGCTACTCTGCTCCTCTGGAGGTTTACAAGGTCTTGGCTCACCATGACGAAATAGTAACAG ATTCCACAATTTGCGTTGGAAGTGAGTGGCATCgttttccatcatctttttttaTTCCTGATTACATAAAAGAAGTACGATGGATCGACGATGGGTTCCGAGGTCTTCTTCCTTTCCCATTTAATTCTACCTTGGGAGGGACTGCAGCCGCTCCACCATACTTCAACAACAAGAACAAAGCATCAGATGAGCAATAT CTCCAAGATCTCGATGCGTGCACTTACCTTGTCGAGCTTCAACTCGAAAGACCATATGCATCTCGTGGAAGCGACACATCGAAGTGGGAG GCCGTTGCAGCATGGCCTTACCTAGACAGAGAGATCTCACCGCCTTTTTATCGATCATTTTTCATTCCGTACTTCTGGCAGAATAAGAATGTCTTTGGAATGTACAAGCTGCTTACGAGAATAACGAAGTAA
- the LOC103501811 gene encoding dol-P-Man:Man(6)GlcNAc(2)-PP-Dol alpha-1,2-mannosyltransferase isoform X1, with the protein MALAMRQRRPFTSDLPPSTSASSSYSKSDKPGRSATEAEDKGLGWFFPLFALGLLRYMSATSNIIHDCDEVFNYWEPLHFLLYKSGFQTWEYSSQFALRSYLYIVLHELVGRPAAWLFSVDKVRVFFAVRLFLGFLSVVTETVLVVALSRKFGKRLATYTLAMLCLTSGCFFASTSFLPSSFSMYAVSLSSGLFLLEKPAPAVAVAAAGVILGWPFSILVFLPVTLYSLRRKFKEAFLAGALTSIALLAFSLLVDYYYYKRWTSSVLNLLIYNVLGGGESHLYGTEGPLFYLRNGFNNFNVCFVLALLFVGILPISRKKYVPDLLVVISPIYIWLAFMSLQPHKEERFLYPIYPLICVAASAVIECFPDFFRDRYNPYDNSVLVVIAKVLRPLVLGLILCASHARTFSLINGYSAPLEVYKVLAHHDEIVTDSTICVGSEWHRFPSSFFIPDYIKEVRWIDDGFRGLLPFPFNSTLGGTAAAPPYFNNKNKASDEQYLQDLDACTYLVELQLERPYASRGSDTSKWEAVAAWPYLDREISPPFYRSFFIPYFWQNKNVFGMYKLLTRITK; encoded by the exons ATGGCTCTAGCGATGCGGCAGAGACGCCCCTTCACTTCCGACCTTCCGCCATCCACCTCGGCTTCTTCTTCCTACTCTAAATCCGATAAGCCAGGCCGATCAGCCACTGAAGCCGAAGACAAAGGACTTGGATGGTTCTTCCCACTCTTTGCTCTGGGGCTACTCAGGTACATGAGTGCCACGTCCAACATCATTCACGATTGCGACGAGGTTTTCAATTATTGGGAGCCTCTCCATTTCCTTCTCTACAAATCTGGCTTCCAAACTTGGGAATACAG TTCCCAGTTTGCGCTTCGGTCATATTTATACATTGTTCTCCATGAATTAGTGGGGAGACCAGCGGCGTGGCTGTTTTCTGTGGATAAA GTGAGAGTATTCTTTGCTGTGAGACTTTTCCTTGGTTTTCTATCTGTTGTTACGGAAACAGTTCTTGTTGTAGCGCTCTCTAGGAAGTTTGGGAAGCGCCTTGCCACTTATACTCTTGCGATGTTGTGCTTGACTAGCGGTTGTTTCTTTGCTAGCACCA GTTTCTTGCCTAGCTCATTCTCCATGTATGCAGTATCTTTGTCATCTGGGTTATTTCTACTTGAGAAACCTGCTCCAGCGGTTGCTGTTGCTGCCGCTGGTGTAATTCTTGGCTGGCCATTTTCAATCTTGGTTTTCCTTCCAGTCACACTTTACTCTTTACGCAGAAAATTTAAAGAGGCATTTCTTGCAGGGGCACTAACATCGATAGCTCTCCTC GCCTTCTCGCTGCTTGTTGACTACTATTATTATAAAAGGTGGACATCATCTGTGTTAAATTTGCTGATATATAACGTCTTGGGAGGTGGTGAAAGCCACTTGTATGGAACCGAAGGACCATTGTTCTATCTCAGAAATGGGTTTAACAACTTCAACGTTTGTTTCGTTCTTGCCTTACTTTTTGTGGGAATTTTACCAATTTCAAGGAAAAAGTATGTGCCAGACTTGCTCGTGGTGATCTCACCTATTTATATTTGGCTGGCATTCATGTCGTTGCAGCCTCACAAGGAGGAAAG ATTCCTTTATCCAATATATCCTCTTATTTGTGTTGCTGCTTCAGCCGTCATTGAGTGTTTTCCAGATTTTTTTAGAGACAGATACAATCCATATGATAATTCTGTACTTGTTGTG ATAGCCAAAGTTCTTAGACCCCTTGTTCTTGGCCTTATTCTTTGCGCATCTCATGCTCGTACATTTTCATTGATTAATGGCTACTCTGCTCCTCTGGAGGTTTACAAGGTCTTGGCTCACCATGACGAAATAGTAACAG ATTCCACAATTTGCGTTGGAAGTGAGTGGCATCgttttccatcatctttttttaTTCCTGATTACATAAAAGAAGTACGATGGATCGACGATGGGTTCCGAGGTCTTCTTCCTTTCCCATTTAATTCTACCTTGGGAGGGACTGCAGCCGCTCCACCATACTTCAACAACAAGAACAAAGCATCAGATGAGCAATAT CTCCAAGATCTCGATGCGTGCACTTACCTTGTCGAGCTTCAACTCGAAAGACCATATGCATCTCGTGGAAGCGACACATCGAAGTGGGAG GCCGTTGCAGCATGGCCTTACCTAGACAGAGAGATCTCACCGCCTTTTTATCGATCATTTTTCATTCCGTACTTCTGGCAGAATAAGAATGTCTTTGGAATGTACAAGCTGCTTACGAGAATAACGAAGTAA